A genome region from Phaenicophaeus curvirostris isolate KB17595 chromosome 10, BPBGC_Pcur_1.0, whole genome shotgun sequence includes the following:
- the CAMK2N2 gene encoding calcium/calmodulin-dependent protein kinase II inhibitor 2 has translation MTSSFRPGFLPAAAAAAADRLPAPGAARPGPAMSQVLPYGEDKVGRYGAEPEAGELPFSCRLQDTNAFFGGNQGKRPPKLGQIGRAKRVVIEDDRIDEVLKGMTEKSPPGV, from the exons ATGACTTCATCCTTCCGCCCGGGTTtcctccccgccgccgccgccgccgccgcagaCCGGCTCCCGGCTCCCGGCGCGGCTCGGCCCGGCCCCGCCATGTCGCAGGTGCTGCCCTACGGCGAGGACAAGGTGGGCCGCTACGGCGCCGAGCCCGAGGCGGGGGAGCTGCCCTTCAGCTGCCGCCTGCAGGACACCAACGCCTTCTTCGGGGGCAACCAGGGCAAGCGGCCCCCCAAGCTGGGACAGATCGGCCGCGCCAAGAGAG TGGTGATCGAGGATGACCGGATAGACGAGGTGCTCAAGGGCATGACGGAGAAGTCACCGCCGGGGGTGTAA
- the ALG3 gene encoding dol-P-Man:Man(5)GlcNAc(2)-PP-Dol alpha-1,3-mannosyltransferase isoform X1 — protein MAAGRAAAALRRAWRGRRYALLEPSYTPLVAACLCLAEGGVNLWVIRRVPYTEIDWKAYMQEVEGFANGTFDYSQLKGDTGPLVYPAGFVYIFLGLYYATGRGTDIHLAQYLFAGLYLLNLLLVFRIYCRTNKVPPYVFFFMCCASYRIHSIFVLRLFNDPVAMAILFLAINLLLEERWSWGCLFFSLAVSVKMNILLFAPGLLFLLLQRFGLLGCIPKLCICALLQVVLGLPFLLVNPVGYLTRSFDLGRQFQFKWTVNWRFLPEEVFLNRAFHATLLLAHLAGLGLFALHRWHRSKESILALLKDPAERKDPSLPLTVNKIVFVLFSSNFLGVCCSRSLHYQFYVWYFHTLPYLLWCTPTAKLAHMPKVLLLGVIELCWNTYPSTVCSSLSLHICHGLILLQLWYGTAPLPALHAPPPSRRPAAVSKKAQ, from the exons atggcggcggggcgggcggcggcggcgctgcggCGGGCATGGCGGGGCCGGCGGTACGCGCTGCTGGAGCCCAGCTACACCCCGCTGGTGGCCGCCTGCCTCTGCCTGGCCGAGGGCGGCGTCAACCTCTGGGTCATCCGCAGGGTCCCCT ACACCGAGATCGACTGGAAGGCCTACATGCAGGAGGTGGAGGGCTTTGCCAATGGGACCTTTGACTACAGCCAGCTGAAGGGCGACACTGGGCCGCTGGT CTACCCTGCTGGCTTCGTCTACATCTTCCTAGGCCTGTACTACGCCACAGGCCGCGGCACTGACATCCACCTTGCCCAGTACCTCTTTGCTGGCCTCTacctcctcaacctcctcctcGTCTTCCGCATCTACTGCCGAACCAACAAG GTCCCCCcatatgttttcttcttcatgtgCTGTGCTTCCTACCGCATCCACTCCATCTTTGTCCTACGTCTCTTCAATGACCCTGTTGCCATGGCCATCCTCTTCCTCGCCATCAACCTGCTCCTGGAGGAGCGCTGGTCCTGGGGCTGCCTTTTCTTCAG CCTGGCTGTGTCCGTGAAGATGAATATCCTGCTCTTCGCACCTGgacttctcttccttctcctccagcggTTTGGTCTCCTGGGGTGTATCCCCAAGCTCTGCATCTGTGCCCTGCTCCAG GTGGTTCTGGGGCTGCCCTTCCTGCTGGTGAACCCCGTGGGATACCTGACCCGTTCCTTCGACCTGGGCCGCCAGTTCCAGTTCAAATGGACAGTGAACTGGCGCTTCCTCCCGGAAGAAGTTTTCTTGAATCGGGCTTTCCACGCCACACTGCTTCTGGCTCACCTGGCTGGCCTGGGGCTCTTTGCGCTGCACCGATGGCACAG GTCCAAAGAGAGCATCCTGGCTCTGCTGAAGGatcctgcagaaaggaaagaccCATCCCTACCCTTGACTGTCAACAA GAttgtctttgtcctcttctcctccaaCTTCCTGGGTGTTTGCTGCAGCCGCTCCCTGCACTACCAGTTCTACGTCTGGTATTTTCACACGCTGCCCTACTTACTGTGGTGCACCCCTACCGCCAAGCTCGCCCACATGCCCAA GGTGCTGCTCCTGGGTGTAATCGAGCTCTGCTGGAACACCTACCCCTCCACTGTCTGCAGCTCCCTCTCCCTTCACATCTGCCACGGACTCATCCTGCTCCAGCTCTGGTACGgcacagcccctctgccagcACTGCATGCCCCTCCACCGAGCAGGAGGCCCGCAGCTGTCTCCAAGAAGGCCCAGTGA
- the ALG3 gene encoding dol-P-Man:Man(5)GlcNAc(2)-PP-Dol alpha-1,3-mannosyltransferase isoform X2 has protein sequence MAAGRAAAALRRAWRGRRYALLEPSYTPLVAACLCLAEGGVNLWVIRRVPYTEIDWKAYMQEVEGFANGTFDYSQLKGDTGPLVYPAGFVYIFLGLYYATGRGTDIHLAQYLFAGLYLLNLLLVFRIYCRTNKVPPYVFFFMCCASYRIHSIFVLRLFNDPVAMAILFLAINLLLEERWSWGCLFFSLAVSVKMNILLFAPGLLFLLLQRFGLLGCIPKLCICALLQVQREHPGSAEGSCRKERPIPTLDCQQDCLCPLLLQLPGCLLQPLPALPVLRLVFSHAALLTVVHPYRQARPHAQGAAPGCNRALLEHLPLHCLQLPLPSHLPRTHPAPALVRHSPSASTACPSTEQEARSCLQEGPVRVWPAE, from the exons atggcggcggggcgggcggcggcggcgctgcggCGGGCATGGCGGGGCCGGCGGTACGCGCTGCTGGAGCCCAGCTACACCCCGCTGGTGGCCGCCTGCCTCTGCCTGGCCGAGGGCGGCGTCAACCTCTGGGTCATCCGCAGGGTCCCCT ACACCGAGATCGACTGGAAGGCCTACATGCAGGAGGTGGAGGGCTTTGCCAATGGGACCTTTGACTACAGCCAGCTGAAGGGCGACACTGGGCCGCTGGT CTACCCTGCTGGCTTCGTCTACATCTTCCTAGGCCTGTACTACGCCACAGGCCGCGGCACTGACATCCACCTTGCCCAGTACCTCTTTGCTGGCCTCTacctcctcaacctcctcctcGTCTTCCGCATCTACTGCCGAACCAACAAG GTCCCCCcatatgttttcttcttcatgtgCTGTGCTTCCTACCGCATCCACTCCATCTTTGTCCTACGTCTCTTCAATGACCCTGTTGCCATGGCCATCCTCTTCCTCGCCATCAACCTGCTCCTGGAGGAGCGCTGGTCCTGGGGCTGCCTTTTCTTCAG CCTGGCTGTGTCCGTGAAGATGAATATCCTGCTCTTCGCACCTGgacttctcttccttctcctccagcggTTTGGTCTCCTGGGGTGTATCCCCAAGCTCTGCATCTGTGCCCTGCTCCAG GTCCAAAGAGAGCATCCTGGCTCTGCTGAAGGatcctgcagaaaggaaagaccCATCCCTACCCTTGACTGTCAACAA GAttgtctttgtcctcttctcctccaaCTTCCTGGGTGTTTGCTGCAGCCGCTCCCTGCACTACCAGTTCTACGTCTGGTATTTTCACACGCTGCCCTACTTACTGTGGTGCACCCCTACCGCCAAGCTCGCCCACATGCCCAA GGTGCTGCTCCTGGGTGTAATCGAGCTCTGCTGGAACACCTACCCCTCCACTGTCTGCAGCTCCCTCTCCCTTCACATCTGCCACGGACTCATCCTGCTCCAGCTCTGGTACGgcacagcccctctgccagcACTGCATGCCCCTCCACCGAGCAGGAGGCCCGCAGCTGTCTCCAAGAAGGCCCAGTGAGAGTGTGGCCGGCTGAATGA
- the EEF1AKMT4 gene encoding EEF1A lysine methyltransferase 4 yields the protein MERRRAPPGSARYRQRRFWDARYRQEGAEPREWLGGLSRFLPQLEPELRPGDRILVLGCGNSALSHDLHERGYTDVTSIDFSPACIAAMRARYAHCPGLRWAVMDIRALTFPDATFDVVLEKGTLDVLMVEETDPWCVSPQAAAAMRRVLAEVSRVLRPGGCFISITFAQPHFRKPHYAQEAFGWSLRHAACGDGDAAAFHYFLYVMRKGQTLDPSDLALGRRLHQPPLPPAPPPPPAPPDDEDYLLAIQL from the exons ATGGAGCGGCGGCGCGCGCCCCCCGGCAGCGCCCGGTACCGACAGCGCCGCTTCTGGGACGCGCGGTACCGGCAGGAGGGCGCCGAGCCCCGCGAGTGGCTGGGGGGGCTCTCGCGGTTCCTCCCGCAACTGGAGCCCGAGCTGCGCCCCGGGGACCGCATCCTCGTGCTCG GCTGTGGCAACAGTGCCCTGAGCCACGACCTGCACGAGCGGGGCTACACCGACGTCACCAGCATCGACTTCTCACCCGCCTGCATCGCAGCCATGCGCGCCCGCTATGCCCACTGCCCCGGCCTGCGCTGGGCTGTCATGGACATCCGCGCCCTCACCTTCCCCGATGCCACCTTCGATGTCGTGCTGGAGAAGGGCACCCTCGACGTGCTGATGGTGGAGGAGACCGATCCCTGGTGTGTCTCGCCCCAGGCAGCCGCCGCCATGCGTCGTGTGCTGGCAGAG GTGAGCCGGGTGCTGCGCCCAGGGGGCTGCTTCATCTCCATCACCTTCGCCCAGCCCCACTTCCGCAAGCCCCACTATGCCCAGGAGGCCTTTGGCTGGTCCCTGCGACACGCTGCCTGCGGGGATGGGGACGCCGCTGCCTTCCACTACTTCCTCTACGTCATGCGCAAGGGGCAGACCCTGGACCCCTCGGACCTGGCGCTGGGGCGCCGGCTGCACCAGCCCCCCTTGCCCCCTGCCCCGCcgccaccccctgcacccccagacgATGAGGACTATCTTCTCGCCATCCAGCTGTGA